Proteins co-encoded in one Podospora pseudoanserina strain CBS 124.78 chromosome 7 map unlocalized CBS124.78p_7, whole genome shotgun sequence genomic window:
- the PDA1 gene encoding alpha subunit of pyruvate dehydrogenase (COG:C; EggNog:ENOG503NUI6; BUSCO:EOG09262Q8D): MFSRATRLTRTLPVRVAAARASPVTASLARRTVTTNAASAQVDKSSVPQSEDEPFHVTLSDESFETYELDPPPYQLEVTKKQLKQMYKDMVVVRQMEMAADRLYKEKKIRGFCHLSTGQEAVAVGIEHAINKSDDVITSYRCHGFAYMRGGTVRSIIGELLGRREGIAYGKGGSMHMFAKGFYGGNGIVGAQVPVGAGLAFAQKYTGGKKATIILYGDGASNQGQVFEAFNMAKLWKLPALFGCENNKYGMGTSAARSSALTDYYKRGQYIPGLKVNGMDVLAVKAAVQYGKQWTEEDNGPLVLEYVTYRYGGHSMSDPGTTYRTREEIQRMRSTNDPIAGLKQHILDWGVAQEDELKNIDKEARSFVNEEVAAAEAMAVPEATPKILYEDIYVRGSEPDFIRGRILDENYYFKQ, from the exons ATGTTCTCGCGAGCCACCCGGTTAACAAGGACGCTGCCCGTCcgcgttgctgctgcccgcGCCAGCCCCGTCACGGCTTCGCTTGCCCGGAGgaccgtcaccaccaatgCCGCTTCGGCGCAGGTTGACAAGAGCTCCGTCCCCCAG TCCGAAGATGAGCCCTTCCATGTCACCCTTTCCGACGAGAGCTTCGAGACGTACGAGCTCGACCCCCCACCTTACCAGCTTGAGGTTACCAAGAAGCAGTTGAAGCAGATGTATAAGGATATGGTTGTCGTCAG ACAAATGGAGATGGCTGCCGACAGACTatacaaggagaagaagattcgGGGTTTCTGCCACCTCTCCACCGGTCAGGAGGCCGTCGCCGTCGGTATTGAGCATGCGATCAACAAGTCGGACGATGTCATCACCTCTTACAGATGCCACGGTTTCGCCTATATGAGAGGCGGCACTGTGCGCTCCATCATTGGCGAGCTTCTTGGTCGCCGTGAGGGTATTGCGTACGGCAAGGGCGGTTCTATGCACATGTTCGCCAAGGGCTTTTATGGCGGCAACGGCATTGTCGGCGCTCAGGTGCCTGTCGGTGCCgggttggcttttgcccaGAAGTATACCGGTGGCAAGAAGGCTACTATTATCCTgtatggtgatggtgcttCCAACCAGGGTCAGGTGTTTGAGGCTTTCAACATGGCCAAGCTTTGGAAGTTGCCCGCCCTTTTCGGGTGCGAGA ACAACAAGTACGGTATGGGTACCTCCGCTGCCCGCTCCTCCGCCCTGACCGACTACTACAAGCGCGGCCAGTACATCCCCGGTCTCAAGGTCAACGGCATGGACGTCCTTGCGGTCAAGGCGGCCGTCCAGTACGGCAAGCAGTGGACTGAGGAGGACAATGGTCCGTTGGTTCTCGAGTACGTGACCTACCGCTACGGTGGTCATAGTATGTCGGACCCCGGCACCACCTACCGCACCCGTGAGGAAATTCAGCGTATGCGGTCCACCAACGATCCCATCGCCGGCCTCAAGCAGCACATTCTCGACTGGGGCGTAGCCCAGGAGGACGAGCTCAAGAACATCGACAAGGAGGCGCGCAGCTTCGTCAACGAGGAGgtggccgccgccgaggccatgGCCGTCCCTGAGGCCACCCCCAAGATCCTGTACGAGGACATTTACGTCAGAGGCTCCGAGCCCGATTTCATCCGTGGCCGCATCCTGGATGAGAACTACTACTTCAAGCAGTAA